In the genome of Engraulis encrasicolus isolate BLACKSEA-1 chromosome 21, IST_EnEncr_1.0, whole genome shotgun sequence, the window tcatcatcatcatcatcactctgtGACGTGGCATTTCAGACTGTACCAGAGCACTATATTCCTTCATAGGTAGGGCCTCTCAAAGTCACACtgctgcctctctcactctctccctcgcaGTAAGTGGGAGGGCCAAAGTGGTTAGTCGCCCTGGGCCCAAGGCCGGGTGGGTGGTCAAATCCACCTCGCTGAATCGTTTGAAAACACACTGTTGGGATTAGCACTGACTGACAAACAGTatacataggtttcccgtttacaaacattcactcTGCGAGGAGGGCCAAGATACTaatcagccaaccacgtgagctcattttttgaatgacagcagtttccaacaatcagaggttgaagggTGTGCAGTCGGGGGtctttacaaacgggaaacccatgtatattgCGGTCCACTACAGGTTGTTAGTTACCTCCCCTACAGGCTAACATTAGCTCTGCCCCTGCCCTGCTTACGCTGCCTTGCACGCACTCGCCTGCTTCTTactcgcacgcatacacataaacacacacatcccacaaacacacacacacacacacacacacacacactgaaactgagaacTCACATTCATTCCATTGGAAAGTTAAAGGCTCCTTGACTTGGTTGTCTACTGGTGGTAGGCCCTGCAACTGAGTGCAGCACATTTTGAAATGCAGAGCAAAACTCACAGTAAACACGTTACGTACGTATACCAgacgtttttttctgtttttttgtttgtttttctttcctttctctttctaccATGACCTCGGCCGGTATATTCGAAGAACATGGATAAGTGGTAAAACTGGCtaaagttaaccttgtggtaaaCCTTCTGATAAGATAGCCTGCGGGTGTCATTTATATGTAAGTAAATGAGGACCCCAGGTAGGTGCGGGCTCTTTCATTAGATGCCTCTATCAGATGTCttgcattaccaccaccaccgcctcaaGGTTAGCTTAGCCGGGTTTACACCTCAGCTAGTGTCTTGGAACACTCCTCTGTTTGACCTGGTGATGCTGAAGGAGGTTGGTttgggaggagtaggaggagtagtaggaggaggagaaggaggagaaggaggaggcccTATCGAAGAGGACAACCCAGTGTTTTCCTTATCCCTACTGCACTTCAACAGTAAAAAAGAAATTCAATAATAGTCATATTgacgataataataatgatggtaATCATAATAGTTATAGGCTAAACAcatggtgggtgtgtgtttgtgtttgtgtcgggtgttggggaggaggagagggggaggtcaTCAGTCTATTCGTCAtcctcctcgtcatcatcatcgtcgtcgtcgtcatcgtcgtcgtctTCTTCATCCTCGCCCTCCATCTTGGGGGGCTTGGTGCCGCCCATATCCATGCCCGTTCCCATGGCTCCGCCCATGTGGTGGCCTCCCATGGCACCGCCCATGTGGTGCCCGCCCATGCCGCCGCCTCCGTGCCCGCCTCCCATGCCGTTGCCCACGGCGACCATGCTGTGCATCCCGTGCATGCTGCCGCCGCCCACCTTGCCCCTGGACCTGTACTCCGCGATGTCCTGGGGGGTGAAGAAAGTCAAATGTTAttaactgttgtttttttttatttgttgttcaAAGATTACTCTGTTTCTAGGTCTATTTTGTTTGTCTATCTAAtggggtcctcaagtccttttagCTGCCTGTCcggcactttggtcagctatcttgttgtgttttaaagtgctctataaataaactttgacttgacttgactagcaatacgtctgcacagtaaaaatgcagtgttaattcaacactaagagagtcggtgtaacaccttctagagtgtgaagagagagatatgggaaaGAGCTGCCCTGGGTCTCAAACGAGTTGTTAGCGCAGGTGCTGTTCAAATAAAGGCAGAGAGAccatggacactcctggacacttcatggccactttgtcttggcttctatgtgccacttacctaagacacatgtgaacactgtggacacttcacactttatatatgtgtgtgtgtgtgtgtgtgtgtgtgtgtgtgtgtgtgtgtgtgtgtgtgtgtgtgtgtgtgtgtgtgtgagagagtgatgccttggcaaaatgtatgtaacagtgagctatatatgattattttatgtgtaaatatgtgtgttatgtcttgtgggcaatgtctttatttatgtgtgtataatgctacttgacaccttaatttccccctgggatcaataaatgatactctactctactctactctgctctgctctgctctgctctgctctactctactctactctactctactctactctctactctaaaaGGAGGGTCCTGAAGGAATGCTGTAGTTTTTagtcttttctattttttttttttttttacaattttggtCAGCGTGTGTTTGGTTCTcgcgaaataaaataaaaccaaagTATGCAAACTGACTCAACTGTCCAGTTGAGATTGTTCCTTTCGTTTAGGGACAAAGGTGACTCTAGTGTGCATTGGGAAATAGATTAAAAGGCACACAAGACTACAAAAACCTTGTAGTGGCCTGTGGAACGTTCCCAGCTAGAAATATGCCGTCTCGTTGGCAagctaccagtgttgccagattgggcgggtgcccgcccaattgggctacttgggatgagcgtcggcgggcaaacacgggaaaaattggccatttggtggttttttaagccgttttgggtcCATCGAAgtgaatgtaatttgttgaatttgggcggaatttgtagaattttggcggtttttgagaaccttttgggcgggatttggtcagacacatctggcaacactgcaagctACAGCAGTTCTCTGCTCCAGGGTTACGATGGTTGGCAGCAGAGCTTAAGAACGCAGAAGAACACATGCTGGGCTTACAACGTAAGCAGAAGTCTGTGAAGTAGAACTACTCTTATTGATGTAATTATAACATTAGAACATGATCTCCCATAGTTTATACACGAGTTATTCCTCTGGTCTGTACCTAACGCGGTAGATAGCCTGTGAGAGTCCTTTATTATTCCAGTGGTAtcttactgtgactcccattaCCGCCCGCTGTAGTTGAAGAGGTGACAAGTTTGCGTCCTAgagggggacggactgtgcagaaagacctccgtcacactagtAATACTCCACACAAAATGACTCAGTTTTAATCTACAAAATcttccatggcctggcccctcctcctctacagacatttatcataaaaaaacataaacagggctaccagagtcagttccaggggtgattgctctgtcccatttagaaagagcgcttttagtcaggctgagcttgtcacacctggaacacaattcccagtaaaattagagaactgccaacatTAAACTCTTTTAGTTAACAGTTAAAATTATAGCTACTGGATTATCAATCCTGTCAACATAATCTTAAATAGATAGTACTGGCAGCTGTtaaacttatttgggtattgtattttgtaattgcattttgtattatatataatgtgtgtgtatttttttacaactgtgtgcaataactgtgtatttttagttttgttttaactttgttttttgaaggaacatcaaacctgtcaagggacaaaagacagaaattagcctcttggctacaatcttgtatatttagcatttttgtttaaatgctggcaatatatgctgtccctttcttaaataaataaaattgtaaactttcaggatcaaaaaatgagaataaattctctgactaaggcactccaaattaaaatgtctttattgatatgacaggtcctacatggacatattaattTGACATGGACATAAATTtcaatatgtccatgtaggacctgtcatatcaataaagacattttaatttggagtgccttagtcagagaatttattctcattttttgatcctggaagtactataccttggactaaagagcacccaaacccaagaagccaacaaactatctggataagagcacgccatactccacaaactgaaacGTGTAAACTTGTAAACTCCGCTCACCTTCTGGTACTTGTCCTTCAGCTTGTTGGCCTTCTGTAGGTAGGGCTGCTTAGTGGCGTCTGGCAGCTGGTTCCACATCTCCCCGAGCTTCTTGGCCACGTCCCCGATGCCAAAGCTGGGGTACTGGGCCTTGATCTTGGGCCGGTGGTCAGAGCAGAAGATGAAGAAACCTGACctgcaggacaggagaggagagggattaaAAGAAGTCCAGGAAGTCAGTTGAGGCGTATCGATAGGCTACTCATTGTCAGCCACTATTAACTCTGATTGgacaccagaggtgtcaatcttAACATTACAGGGAATCGGCTCGGTGGGCAGGGACGTTGCAAGATATTTGGGGTGGGGGGCCCTAAACAAGGAGGGACTTGGAGCCCTCTTCCTTAATACTGGAGAGGGGGTCCTTCAAAAGAGATTTTGATATAATAACAATATAGTTGCACTATACTCTAGTTGGGGGGGGATTttctagtttgcttgcctggttgtgacaggtttGCGTGTGCCACTATTAACATTACACTTAATTGCAAGCTGCAAAGGGAAGGTCAACAGTCAGTCCACACATGTTGATATTTTCATCTATTATTGATTCTGATTGGATACCAGAGGTTTCAATCTTAAATTCATTTACGCATAAGCCCGACCTGCAACAGGGAGAACATAGTCCAGGAAGTCAGTCGATCCTTGTTGATTGGATACACTCTATCAGTCTTTATTAGCCCCGATCTCACTGCAGGGCTGTGCCGCACCGCGCTCCCGTGGTGCTAACAGTtttcgggagcgtgtctatgttcccacagcccattggtcccacagcccattggtcccacatcactaagacttttaacattattttttaggcccattggtcccacagcccattggtcccacagcttatacctaCTGGCCCATGTTGCCACATTTCTAATAATTTATTCAAAattaggccctatgtcccatgcCAGGGAGAAAGGCATTATCTCTTAGTTTACTTAGAAATGtaggaacatggagttgtggaaaatagggcctatatttgaatcatttctttaaaatgtgggaacatggagcagcaagaataagctgtgggaccaatgggctgtgggaacatagagctgacccccagtTTTCTCACCTACAAGGGCTAGGTGCGAAAGTGGGCTGGTGGCCCAGGTTTTGGGGCTATGGGCCAGGATTCCTGACCCAAGCAAATTGATGGGCCAGGTAGGGCCAGAGGGTCAGAGGGCCAGAGGCGGGGTGTAGGTCAGGGCGTGATCTTATTTTTCaaagcgaaataatgccgaaatacTGCGGAGACGCAGGTTCTGCTTTTTGGTCTGCAGAAACGAATCAATTATAAACTTCGATTGACGCAGATGGCGAAACTCGGATACAGCTAACGCCATGACAGATCAGGGAGAAGATcgtctaaaccagtgtttctcaactggtgggacgcgacccaaaagtgggtcgcggaggggtcatgggtgggtcacggagccttggtgtaaaaaaaaaattaattcaaaaaaaaaaaaaaggcaacttttcctgcaacaatttacaacttttattttcataggctagtgaactctgtcatctgtcgtcatagatacaatctgaatgtttatgcgagatagatagcgtgcaaccaatcattcgagtcttggttacattttgagaattgcattgaattgacttaaacgcaaaaaaattgggtcgcgaccgaatgagagtagaaaatggtgggtcccaagactgttccagttgagaaccactgttttaaaCTGTGCGCTGACAACATATCACTTTATaaactgtgttaactgtgttTACATTCCTGTTGTTGAATGAACTCTGCATGGTGTGTTGTGTCTATTGAAGCTATCTGCTTACCTTTTTGCTATGGCCGTGCACATTGTTTTTAATAGCTGACATCGTTTTATTTGTTATCGTTTCATACTTTCTCCTATTGCTGCTGGTTTGCTTTTATGAATAGAATAGAGTGACGTAAGCAGcccattttgactatgtggcctaaccctaaacctattcctaaacctaacctcaatgacgttatgctgccacaagggggtgcctttgaggacatagtcaaaatgtgacgtggaaggaatgtacaagacgtcaaaaattgcagtctggtcaaaggtgcTCAGATATTGACTaattggggtgagactgtgtaggaagTTCAGGGAGCCTCCCTTATTTTTCTCCCTGGTGCCCGCAGGTCGGATGAAATCGCCTATCCCTGATTCATTTAACAATGCCAGCGAGAGCGTGCCAGCAAGATGATAACTTGTGCATCATGgaatgattcgattcgattacgcaggtaggctatgagagagagaaggagaggctgTTCTTTACTTAACATTTAATTGCAAGCTGCAATGGGAAAGGAAACAGTTATATTCTGCATGCTGATGGTCTACTTGTTTTCAACCCTGATTGTATATGAGTTGTacattattttttactttacattagaactagctgacactttcatctaaATTGACATATGGTTATTCAGGTACATGGTATTGGTTCtagtccctggagcgatgtggaGGTCAGGTGCTTTGCTCAGAGGCCCAGGTAGCTATGGAAGAGGCCAAGGGGTTCCCAAGCTTCCCGGCtggttagggtgggattcgaacccgcaaccctctgattcaAAAAACAACTCCCTGATCATTAGGCCGTCTGAGGCATGGAAATGAATATCCTTCCGTTTGTTCAGTTGTGTATAACTGAACTCTTTTGGCTAACACGGGTGACAAGAGAACCTTGTCAAACATCTTGCTTCCAGGGGCAACAATGTGGCTCGGTGGGCTGGTGTACCGTGCCTTTACCCAATACTTCACCAGgccctgtaaccaacaccctataCTTAAAATaacgtcgctttggataaaaaagcatcagctagatgtaatgtaataacgTAGAAAGCTTTTGTACCTACTCTCGCTAAAGATCGGATCGACACCTCTTGCTCTATTCTCACGGCCAGGTAACATCTTTGGCGCAATACAATCACACTTAACAAGCTATTGACCATTAGGTCTCCTGGGAGCCATGATGCTAATGGACTCAAATCGTCATTGCACATGAAGACCACTAGAAGGGGTGGACACATGCAGACTGATCCCATAAAAAGGTGTGCTATTTTACACTGGTGAGTTCTGCATGTTgtggtgggcagccgtggcctagcggttagagagttggcggttagagagttggtctttcaatctaggggttgcaggttcgaatcccccctgacctctccctaaatctccatccatggctgaagtgcccttcagcaaggcacctaaccccacattgctccagggaccaataccctgacaaataatagttgtaagtcgctttgaataaatgtaagtgtcagctaagtgcaatgtaatgtaatgtgctgatgcattttgttttgtttttttggtttgttttgccaTGAGTTACGCAGCGGTATTAGAATAGTGACAAATCTTGGGCACACTAAATATTTTTTTCACCGCAGTTACCAAAAATATCTGTTGCTGTAAGAAAGTCTCCAGGCCAAAACCATCCCCAAACATTTATTTTGTACCTTTGGTTTCTCAATAACATCAAAACAATGCAAAGATGGCTACAATTGGCTTGTTATTCACATTATGCTTTTTGGACCCCTTGTGAAAATCATGTTTCAGTGTGGAAAAATTATGGTTAGGGTATCGTTTTATGAAGATGAAATGACCAAACGGGTCAAATTTGACCTGAGGGATATGTGAGGGTTAACGCATTGTGATGATGCCATGTTGGCAGATGGGACGCTATGGAATGTTTTGCACCTTCAGTTTCAGTTTGCCACCAACATCAAAACAATGTGAGGACAGCTAAAATGGACTTGTTATTTAGCAGATTCTTGTGATTCCATTACAataacaatgcagtgttaatttaacacataGAGAATACTCTGTGATCATATTCACTCTATAagatattaacccattttagcctaagccctttttggggaaaaggtgccctctgcctattaaaacctaaatatctcagtcgccgaagcacataaaagcatgaaatatgatgcatttaaaagccaggaccctcattttgcattagaatgtgttcatgcagttttaacatacccacatttttaataaaacagctcaaatatcaagaatctgaatgcagcgtatatgtcgctccaggataaaatgggttaaattgaCTCTATAGGTGTTGAATTAAACACTATACTAAATTGACTGTGACTTTGGTAGTTGGGGTCCTTCTTGTTTCCGCTGCTGCCCTGATTGAAGTGCAACTCAACAACTACAACTGAACTCTTTAGGACAGTCCAGCAGAAAGCAACGATTCTGTGTCATACAATTGTTCTAAAATGAGTGTATTATTTAActcttgctgtgttccattactcgccctctgtactgtgtaccttgtttgagtgcagtgaagtaccctttccaccctccgcaattcatgaggcgagtacattccgattcccgttctgtctgatacacttaacggaaatgacagttggtcgcgtgacatccgagtttaccaaccgccaatatgcaattcaacacggaaggcactgttccttatgctaacactttttaaagttacccctgcctctaatacacatggcgattgtctttggaatcaaaactatgctgttatcacggagattcaaccgtttgacagatctgacactcaactacgtcacaaacatggcggccgttgagtgcgaaaagtgtacagtaacaccacacttcgaaaaatggccgttttgggggcgttatccgggtaatttacagtacactttaccgtcgcgattagaaatggaacaccctgcgtacccaaacacagtgcggaaagggcggacagtacgagtattggaacacagcatCATTCattcagagcctctgttataccactactgtcaccaaaatgggaaTGACCATGTCGTAGCCCCAGaatgcactacactactatgacataacgaagggcctttagtaacacacgacgacttagtcattgccattctggtaacatcaatTTTACACTGTGTctcaaaggggtatgccactattttggggcttaatacagttaaaaaagttggctggggtttgtaaaggtggtaaagtgtcttatttttcatgttaagcgttgtcttgctttaagacaagttaaaagagggagtatgtagctaagctagtgaaagtcaatggatcactgtagcatgtggtatgctacacggatctattgactttcactagcttagcgacatgctccctcttttaacttgtcttaaagcaagacaacggcttacatgaatttaccacctttatgaaccctggccaacgattttaactgtagtaagccccaaaatagtggcatccccctttaaTGGGTTAATCGTTAATGTCAACGTAATGCTGTTATGGTGTATGTTGGCAGGTGGGAGGTTAACGTACAGCGGTTTCCTGGGTTCGTTGGGGTCCCTCATCCGGCCCCTCCTGATCGGGTtgtagcagaggtgtcaaaagtaaaagtaaaagtaaacaaaaagacacacagtttccttccaaacacaagtaacttatctgagtaaccagtagacctgtgaactttgtcttacaatcagctaacaCTGCACTGGTTTgggtcaaatttgtggtgggtccttgttagg includes:
- the hmgb3a gene encoding high mobility group protein B3a isoform X2; this translates as MAKGDPRKPKGKMSAYAYFVQTCHEEHKKKTPEVPVNFTEFSKKCSARWKMMSEQEKGKFEGLARQDKVRYDQEMMHYNPGRRGKKKDPNAPKRPPSGFFIFCSDHRPKIKAQYPSFGIGDVAKKLGEMWNQLPDATKQPYLQKANKLKDKYQKDIAEYRSRGKVGGGSMHGMHSMVAVGNGMGGGHGGGGMGGHHMGGAMGGHHMGGAMGTGMDMGGTKPPKMEGEDEEDDDDDDDDDDDDEEDDE
- the hmgb3a gene encoding high mobility group protein B3a isoform X1, with translation MAKGDPRKPKGKMSAYAYFVQTCHEEHKKKTPEVPVNFTEFSKKCSARWKMMSEQEKGKFEGLARQDKVRYDQEMMHYNPGRRGKKKDPNAPKRPPRGRMRDPNEPRKPLSGFFIFCSDHRPKIKAQYPSFGIGDVAKKLGEMWNQLPDATKQPYLQKANKLKDKYQKDIAEYRSRGKVGGGSMHGMHSMVAVGNGMGGGHGGGGMGGHHMGGAMGGHHMGGAMGTGMDMGGTKPPKMEGEDEEDDDDDDDDDDDDEEDDE